In Caloenas nicobarica isolate bCalNic1 chromosome 5, bCalNic1.hap1, whole genome shotgun sequence, a single genomic region encodes these proteins:
- the ZBTB42 gene encoding zinc finger and BTB domain-containing protein 42 produces the protein MEFPDHSRQLLQCLSQQRHQGFLCDCTVLVGEAQFRAHRAVLASCSMYFHLFYRDQLDKRDIVHLNSDIVTAPAFSLLLEFMYEGKLEFNSLPVEDVLAAASYLHMYDIVKVCKGKLKDKELCLEEKLNDEAAGLEKVEHFLDAGVPLVHEFDPGNKQKFSVAEYERAAGKEKVSSHPAWSSDHISVSSVPTEAEPCAAAAGKTKANVNSSTGPLSQRSVNHPLASSDVDCALDLSFKPVPGRDSLHPSYVFGQLASDSQQQGTEPLVKDEQDLLSDQEDGEARSPESQHFGNSAKSLVTGLGHMFAGNGSSHAREEDIDQERDESEDDMDSSDISSSGVLVPPGHICICPLCSKVFPSPHILQLHLSSHFRDKDGSRTRLSPDGSVPTCTLCGKTFSCMYTLKRHERTHSGEKPYTCGQCGKSFQYSHNLSRHAVVHTREKPHGCKWCERRFTQSGDLYRHIRKFHCGLVKSLVV, from the coding sequence ATGGAGTTTCCAGACCATAGCCGCCAGTTGCTGCAGTGTCTGAGTCAGCAGCGTCACCAGGGCTTCCTGTGTGACTGTACTGTTTTAGTTGGAGAAGCTCAATTCAGAGCTCACAGAGCCGTTCTCGCCTCTTGCAGTATGTACTTCCATCTTTTCTACAGGGACCAGTTAGACAAAAGGGATATTGTGCATCTGAACAGTGACATTGTCACAGCCCCTGCCTTCAGCCTGCTGCTCGAATTCATGTACGAGGGAAAGCTGGAATTCAACAGTCTCCCGGTGGAAGATGTGCTGGCTGCGGCTAGCTACCTTCACATGTATGACATTGTGAAAGTCTGCAAGGGCAAGTTGAAAGATAAAGAATTATGTTTGGAAGAGAAGCTTAACGATGAGGCGGCTGGTTTGGAGAAAGTGGAGCATTTTCTAGACGCCGGAGTGCCCCTGGTCCACGAGTTTGAcccaggaaacaaacaaaaattcagcGTTGCAGAATATGAGAGAGCAGCAGGCAAAGAAAAGGTCAGCAGTCACCCTGCCTGGTCCTCTGATCATATAAGTGTCAGCTCTGTGCCGACAGAGGCAGAACCGTgcgctgcagcagctggaaaaacaaaggCTAATGTCAATAGTTCCACAGGACCTTTGTCCCAAAGGTCTGTTAACCATCCCCTGGCTTCGAGTGATGTGGACTGTGCGCTGGATTTGTCTTTCAAGCCCGTGCCGGGGAGAGATTCCTTACACCCCTCCTATGTCTTTGGACAGCTGGCTTCCgacagccagcagcagggtACCGAGCCACTTGTTAAAGATGAACAAGACTTGCTGTCAGATCAGGAGGACGGTGAAGCCAGGAGTCCGGAGAGTCAGCATTTTGGGAATTCAGCCAAAAGCCTAGTGACAGGGTTAGGACACATGTTCGCGGGGAATGGCAGCTCTCATGCCCGAGAGGAGGATATAGATCAAGAGCGAGATGAGAGCGAGGACGACATGGATTCATCGGACATCTCCTCCTCGGGTGTCCTCGTGCCTCCTGGGCATATCTGCATTTGCCCCCTCTGTAGCAAGGTGTTCCCGAGCCCCCACATCCTTCAGCTGCACCTGAGCTCTCACTTTCGCGACAAGGACGGCTCCCGGACCCGCCTGTCCCCCGATGGGTCCGTCCCCACTTGTACCCTCTGCGGAAAGACTTTTTCTTGCATGTACACGTTAAAGAGGCACGAGAGGACTCACTCGGGGGAGAAGCCCTACACCTGCGGCCAGTGCGGCAAGAGCTTCCAGTATTCCCACAACCTCAGCCGCCACGCGGTGGTGCACACCAGGGAGAAACCCCACGGGTGCAAGTGGTGCGAGAGACGCTTCACGCAGTCTGGGGATTTGTACAGACACATCCGCAAATTTCATTGTGGCCTTGTAAAGTCCTTGGTTGTTTGA